The sequence below is a genomic window from Variovorax paradoxus B4.
GCCCGGCGCTGTGATGACTATTGCCGGGGCATCAGTTCGTAGAAGTCGAACCCGTTGCTGCGCCCGCCAAGGCACACTGCCAGGGTGTCTTCGATCTTTCGCCATTGCGCGAGCCGGTTGCGCCACTTGCGCACGCTGTGGCCTTCGTCGGGAAAGCTCATGTACTCGACCGGCCGGCCGAGCTTCTGGAGCGTGGCCACCACATCGTCCGAATCCTGCCGCAGCACGCGCACGTCGTTGGCACCATGAATCACCAGCAACGGCGCGGTGATGCGGTCGATCTGCGAGACGGGCGAGTCCTGCAGCATGCGTGCGCGTTCCTCCGGTTTGTTCACGTCGCCGAAGAAGAGTGCGAAATAGTGGCGGTTGCGCCAGAAGGGCGGCCAGTTCTCGATCGCGCGGGGCCAGTTGGCTACGCCCACCACGTCGATGCCGCACCGGTAGTCGTGCGGCTTCTGGATCAGTTGGGCGAGCACCGAGAACCCGCCGAAGCTGCCGCCGAGCACGGCCACGCGCTTGGGGTCGGCCACGCCTTGATCGATGGCCCATTGCACGGCCTCCGCAATGTCGCGCTGAAGCCGGCCGCTGGTTTCGTGCGCGCCCGCCATCATGAAGGCGCGCCCGTAGCCGCCAGAGCCGCGGTAGTTCACGTTGAGGACGGCATAGCCTCGGTTCGCCAGCATCTGAGTGGGTGTAAAGCCCGCAGATTGCCATGAGTCGCGGACCCAGGGGCCGCCGTGGATGTCGACCACCAGTGGCGCGGGCCCCTTTACCCCGAGCGGCCGCACGAGATAGCCATGCACCACGAGACCATCCGACGCCTTGAAGGAGAAGGGTTCCATGGGCGAGAAGAGGTTGGCCGTCGGCTCGCGCGGCGGCGTGAGGCGTGTGAGCTGACCGCTCGCGCGGTCCAGCAGCAGTTCGACGCGTTCGTTCTCGGTGGTCGAGCGCAGCACGATGCGGCGCACATCGTTGGCCATGCTAGCGGGCCGCGTGATGACGGGTTCGGCCTCCAGCCAGCCGCGCTCCCGGGCCGTCTTCTCGGCGCCGGCCACTTCGCTGGCCAGTGCGGTGTCGAGATAGGAGATGCGGGGACGGCTAGGTTCGGAAACATACGCCAGCGGCGCTCCCTGCTGCGGCGGGAACACGCCGTAGTCAAGGTCGACCTCGGCATCTTCCGCGAGCAGCTTCTCCGTGCCGTTGGCGAGATCGACCTCGACCAGCGCAAGCTTGTCGCGTCCCACATTCGTCAATGCCCAGAGCCGCCCAGCGCCGAGATCGACGCGCTGCGGCCAGAAGGAATCGAATGCTCTCACCGTTCTGAAGGCGCGCCAGCTACCGTCGGGCTGGCGCAGTTCCAGAAGCCGGTCGGAGCCGTCCGCGCTTCCGAGCTGCCGCATGCGGCCCGCGAGTTCGCGCCGGGTGTCGATGAACCAGGCCAGCACGCGGCTGTCGGGCTCGCTGCGCGCAATTTCGCGCACGGTGCGCGTGCGGGCATCGCCTTCGAAAAGATCCATGCTGGAGCGGTCCCGCTGATTGTTCGCGAACAGGAAGGTGGCACTGCCCGGCGCGCCCCATCCCAGCATGGCCGAGCGCACGCCCGGCCAGGGCGTGACGGCCCAGGGCCTGGCGCCCGGAGCCTCGGTGTCGAGCACGAAGATCTGCGTGTTCTCGTCGCCCGTGAAGTCCTTGAGGTAGGCCAGGTGGCGGCTGTCGGGCAGCCACATGTAGGTCGGCCCGGACACGAAGGGCCGCGCGAGCGTGCCGATCGCAAAGGTGCGGGTGCTGGGGCTTTTGACCTCGGCTGCATCGGACGTCTTGCGCACGCCAAGTCCCACATCGGTACCGACCGCCTGCACCCATGCAAGCTGTTGTCCATCGGGCGAGAGAACGTGGCCGTTGACCGCATCGATGTTCGCCACGAACCGCCGCATCGGCACGAGAGGCGGGAGCGTGTTGTCCTGCCGCGCCGACACCAGTGCGGGGTGCGTGGGGCCGGTGGCGCAGCCGGCAAGCAGTGCCGCGGCGCTGCACTTGGCTGCAAGAGCGGCGTACCAACCGCTGGGGGTCCTGATGTTTCTCATGTTTTTTCGTCCCTCGTGAATGTTCTGGCGTGCGGCTTTGTCCGCGCCTGGATTCTGCGGGCGGTAACCTTTGGCTATGCCAAAGGTTCGGTCGCGCACAATGGCCGGGTGCACATCCTGCTGATCGAAGATGACCTTGAACTTGGCCGCGCCCTGCAGGCCGCGCTCAAGGTCGACGGCTTGAGCAGCGAATGGCGCCGGCGGGCGGCGGATGCGCCACGCGAGCTGGACGGGAGCGCATTCGACTGCGTGCTGCTCGACCTGTCGCTGCCCGACGGCAATGGCCTTGAGCTGCTCGCGCGCTGGCGGCGCGAGGGCAGCAGCCTCCCGGTCATCGTGATCACCGCCCGATCGGCGGTGGAAGACAGGCTGGCCGGGCTCGACGGAGGCGCCGACGATTTCGTGATCAAGCCCTTCGCCACCGCCGAGCTGATTTCGCGCATTCGCGCCGTGCTGCGCCGCTCGGCGCGGCAGGCCAGCGAGGTGTGGACCCTGGGCACGCTGTCCATCGAACCGCGCCGACACGTGGCGTCGCTGAACGGCGAGCCGCTGGAACTGTCGCCGCGCGAATTCCGGCTGCTGCTCGAACTGGCGCGCGAGCCGGGCGCGGTGGTTGCCAAGGGTGTGCTCGCGCAAAAGCTGGAGCCCCTGGGCGATCCGGTGGATTTCGC
It includes:
- a CDS encoding response regulator transcription factor, with translation MHILLIEDDLELGRALQAALKVDGLSSEWRRRAADAPRELDGSAFDCVLLDLSLPDGNGLELLARWRREGSSLPVIVITARSAVEDRLAGLDGGADDFVIKPFATAELISRIRAVLRRSARQASEVWTLGTLSIEPRRHVASLNGEPLELSPREFRLLLELAREPGAVVAKGVLAQKLEPLGDPVDFAAVEVHVSNLRRKIGGAMVHTVRGVGYMLVS
- a CDS encoding S9 family peptidase, whose protein sequence is MRNIRTPSGWYAALAAKCSAAALLAGCATGPTHPALVSARQDNTLPPLVPMRRFVANIDAVNGHVLSPDGQQLAWVQAVGTDVGLGVRKTSDAAEVKSPSTRTFAIGTLARPFVSGPTYMWLPDSRHLAYLKDFTGDENTQIFVLDTEAPGARPWAVTPWPGVRSAMLGWGAPGSATFLFANNQRDRSSMDLFEGDARTRTVREIARSEPDSRVLAWFIDTRRELAGRMRQLGSADGSDRLLELRQPDGSWRAFRTVRAFDSFWPQRVDLGAGRLWALTNVGRDKLALVEVDLANGTEKLLAEDAEVDLDYGVFPPQQGAPLAYVSEPSRPRISYLDTALASEVAGAEKTARERGWLEAEPVITRPASMANDVRRIVLRSTTENERVELLLDRASGQLTRLTPPREPTANLFSPMEPFSFKASDGLVVHGYLVRPLGVKGPAPLVVDIHGGPWVRDSWQSAGFTPTQMLANRGYAVLNVNYRGSGGYGRAFMMAGAHETSGRLQRDIAEAVQWAIDQGVADPKRVAVLGGSFGGFSVLAQLIQKPHDYRCGIDVVGVANWPRAIENWPPFWRNRHYFALFFGDVNKPEERARMLQDSPVSQIDRITAPLLVIHGANDVRVLRQDSDDVVATLQKLGRPVEYMSFPDEGHSVRKWRNRLAQWRKIEDTLAVCLGGRSNGFDFYELMPRQ